One stretch of Elephas maximus indicus isolate mEleMax1 chromosome 22, mEleMax1 primary haplotype, whole genome shotgun sequence DNA includes these proteins:
- the GNRH1 gene encoding progonadoliberin-1, whose protein sequence is MFLRMKMVPKLLAGLILLTLCVVGCSSQHWSYGLRPGGKRNADNLIDSFQEIAKDVDQPAEPQRFECTIHQLRSPLRDLKGALESLIEEETGQKKI, encoded by the exons ATGTTCCTTAGAATGAAGATGGTTCCAAAACTTCTAGCTGGACTTATTCTGCTGACTTTATGTGTGGTGGGCTGCTCCAGCCAACACTGGTCCTATGGACTGCGTCCTGGAGGAAAGAGAAACGCTGACAATTTGATTGATTCTTTCCAAGAG ATAGCCAAAGACGTTGATCAACCAGCAGAACCTCAACGCTTTGAATGCACCATTCACCAGCTGCGTTCTCCGCTCAGGGAcctgaaaggagctctg GAAAGTCTGATTGAAGAGGAAACTGGGCAGAAGAAGATTTAA